In Carassius auratus strain Wakin chromosome 20, ASM336829v1, whole genome shotgun sequence, the genomic stretch CTAGTTTTAATAACGTCTCTCTGCAATTGAAACACTAATTGAGCAGTCATATCAGGcatgactttttttattcatgtgtgtgtatatatatatatatatatatatatatatatatatatatatgtgtgtgtgtgtatatgtatgtatgtatgtatgtatgtatgtatgatttGGCTTTAATaggtttagtttaattttagtgattttttattattttctcattttcttttaatttctaatagtatatataatatataatatatatagataatatatattgtatttcagctatattttaattaacaagaTTAGAAAATagttcaatattttaataattttagcttcagcacaacaacaaaaacaataatagcaaattttattttattttattcattgtagTAAATTACTTGCACTTTAGAGACCAAACACTTGGCCAgagacaatttattttatttgcgcCTTGATGTTTACATTCTGAAATTATGTCCCAATATTCATATTCTAGTGGATAAGctcaaatttttttgtttttattattattattattctcttaaAAACTGATAGTATGGAAAGCAAGTTAAGCAGGTAATATTGTGTTAAGCTCTTTCAGTATTTACGAGtgtaaagtttgttttttttcctcaatgtaTCATCTAGATAAGCCTCTGACAGGACTGAAGCTGCTTACTGTGGGAAAGCTTAGTAAAAACAAAGATGAGCTGAAAAATGCAGTGGAAGAACTGGGAGGAAAAATCACAGGCTCTGCCAACAAAGCGGCTCTCTGCCTCAGCAGCAAGAGTAAGTGATGTTctgtaactctttttttttaaacccttgtGAGCTGCCTTAATGTGAAAGTAGACCGATTGCTACCTGACAAAAATAAGTAATGCTCagtattagggatgtcaaatttcgattatttccatgatcgatcgtcgtttaaattaacgatcaattaatcgattaatcgttaaccataatactgcaaaatgcgtctattgcaggcacgcagtcagcggtatgacaggatgtgcaaaagccacacacaaaacgctttctcacttgaattaaagaggttttagtctgaataaaatgctagtagcaggattataaaatgaatagatgcgattatgatcatttgataaaatgaagagagcgcgccatacttttgaggtcattttactttgttgacagtttccaatcccgcacggagaacgctgaacgcgcctctttaaatggttttgtggtgctcgttgttgtattttaaagcacaattgcaatgttttcaactgacattattgtataaaattatccgaaatgtggagcgcgtgtgactgcgctgcacattaagtgaactacatcggcgctgctgcaccaaaacacagttgctcacattaatttgatcctgctggattctgtcctagaaaatgtcagattttaaaaatccggcatacagcgcattagatcgtgacagtgcatgcgtgcagaggaggatgagcgagcgcggctttggctagatttatttggaggttattgctcatgtctcatttggcacaaatcgaaatgtttccatattcgcaatgtatttgaatgttaaactattatttataatgtaaactaggcttgtacttaacacgcattcgcatatagacggaaaatatgatcctcttcacatgagcaaaaacgtccttggcataacagcagagtggaccggtatactacggtctatttaaactgaccagtgtaaccttttaatgtttagttgacattttattttgataatgaacagactgcgatgtaagtttgaatcgctagaatatacgtgtgcagcaggctccggcgaacgaaacagctgagacattaaaaaatatatatattttccgcaaaagtgtttactttcatttgtgcacactaacaataaaaacagaagatttgtgctcttgtaaaataaagcaaacaaacagaatgcgttgtcatccttttttttttttttttgtgaacttatggagcgcccacacttctgttttaaatccgttaatcttagcctatttaagtcggatatatttcgcatagcctatttaaaaaaataaaataaaaaaaaaacatgaaaacaaattgttatttttatgttgggcctattacttagtaggctatacattttccttaaagcatcccattttgtcccagggcttagaacctgtgccctagtcaggtccatgcagaaacttgtgaacgatgctcggcgtcaccgtttagtgacagcagtgaatgctccaggaatgtgtcggtcacagcgcctattaatcgctgttttgaatccagcaattatttatttagaaatgataagatctgattatgacaagtgtggtataaaagctttgtttattagaggaataataggttaactggaaaatgctagatcgcgaccatgcttttggaccccatagtcttcatttacgcagctttgttctggtttgccggttggtcacgaatttccacaaattcagtagatttaggcattgtttcttttcctaaatcttcatagtctaaccctcttatttcccaggtttattttattatctttcgcttttaataactgttttcgcatctcttactggatgcgaaagggaaattaaagatttcatgaattaagaattcgttcgatttattaatttgttcccttatttcacttaaatcatgggttatttagggaacaaaattaatgaaacatggacaattgccacattaataattcgtaggaatgaattaacaagttgtaggaatgaatagactacctgtcctgtcactgtgtcccgcagccctgcaaagcgcacgatataaaacagttatctgatgaaatgattagtaactacatttctattgcatttaatgttgaagaacttttatgttgtttctattttaatgtactttaaagtttaaatcacattaaaagcttaatttgtacattgtgaatgaatgatgatgcttttatatatcgtcaccgtcactcacagccgctcgcacgtgttgagtgcgcatgagccgcacgcagcccaacattgaatcggttaaccgaccatcgatagccttaatcgattgcatctcttatcgacaattaatcgatcatcgattaatcgttgacatccctactcAGTATGATACCGTACATAACAAGGTGTGCGTGTTAACTAGGTGTCTTGTTTGTACTTGCTGACTAGTGAATTTGTCCCTTCTGGTTTGTCGCCAGCTTGTTTATTTGTTGGCGTGTGCTGCTTCAAAATTCATTAATAACTTGCTCTGTTCCTTTTGTGTCTCAGAGGAGATTGAAAAGATGAGTAAGAAGATGGAGGAAGCGAGGGACGCAGGTGTGCGTGTGGTGGCAGAGGACTTCCTCACTGACATCAAGGGGTCTGGAAAGGCCCTCCAGGAGCTCATCTCCCTGCATGCCATCTCACCCTGGGGTGCTGAAGTTAAAGTGGAGTCCCAGGCTGCAGCCCCGGCCTCCAAATCCACTGGCGCTCAATCCTCAAAGAGTACTGGCAGGGTCAAAGAGGAAGAAGGTTAGAAAGATGCATTTAAACTTTCCAGCAAAACTTCTTATaaagaaagatttaaaaatgttactcTTTTAAGCACATGCATCAGATGAAATTTTAGTTATTTAGGTTTTACTGACAGAGATTTTGAGCAGGATTTGTTTGGGTGAAACATGTTAGGCTGTGATATTAGATAAATTGgcatattaatatatgtattcaAAAAAAGTAGTATATAATAAAATCGTATGtttgttataaatatttaatcaacataaaatatatattgtgtgtgtttgtgtgtacatataatccactgttttaatgaaataatgttttttttactcagtTCTAGTTTTGTTAGAAGCATTTTCAGACTCCATTTCTATACATTCTCAAATTTCTAAATTGGAAatcttaaaatacataataatgatGCTGTTTTCTTACTCCAGCAGGTGGAAGCAAATCAAAGAAAATGAAACTGACAGTAAAAGGAGGAGCAGCAGTTGATCCAGACTCAGGTGAGATAAGAGTTAATCTTATATCGGGAAATGTTTGATATATATTGATTAGTGCATTGCCTTATTCATGATTTGATTGCTCAGGTCTGGAAAACAGTGCTCATGTACTGGATCAGAATGGGAAGATTTACAGCGCCACACTGGGTCTCGTGGACATCGTTAGAGGGACGAACTCATACTACAAACTACAGCTGCTGGAGGATGATGTTAAGAAACAGTGAGCCTAACCCATTTTTGTGATATAATTTTACTTAATCGTCATTAGACAGCTTATTTAATTGCACAACATAAGTAATCCATCGTGatttcatactgtatatacaggttTCTTAGGTGTAATAGTAAGTAGGCTTCTTTACAAGCCGCGTTTAACTGGTACAAATTATTATAGGAGAATACCTTATAATTATTTGACCAGACAGGTCACTTGTCTTGAGCATGTTTATGTTGCTTTTTCAGATACTGGGTGTTCAGGTCATGGGGTCGAGTCGGCACCACCATTGGGGGAAACAAACTGGACAAGTTTTATGATAAGAACTCCGCTATGGACAATTTCTGCAGTGTGTATGAGGAAAAGACCGGGAATGCCTGGGCCTCCAGAAATTTCACAAAATACCCCAATAAGTTTTATCCTCTAGAGATTGACTACGGACAGGTAAGAACTGGAACAACGTCTAGCCAAAGCACTATGGGATATATAAGAGTGTGATTTTAAAAGCATTGCTAGAATTGTGCAGTCATCCGTTAACATGAATTACAGGCTGTCAGAATGACCCTTGCTGTCAAAGACGATAAATAATCTCACTTTGGAAGTGTGCCGAGGCTCACGTATAGCCCCGCTTAATAGAGAGCCTACAATCTAAACAGGGTGTTATAGTATTAAACAAGTTGtttattatctaaataaaacGGTTATGGAGCTTTCTGCATATATTTACCCAGGACGAGGAGGCTGTAAGGAAGTTAACTGCAAGTGCAGGCACCAAGTCCAAGCTGGACAAACCCGTCCAAGACCTTATCCGAATTATTTTTGATGTGGAGAGCATGAAGAAAGCCATGGTTGAGTTTGAGGTGTGTTAAGTTCCTCCTTTAAaaagagaaaagtaaaaaaaaaaacactaatactgTTAATATGTGTTGTGGTCGTGTATGTGATAACTTGTGTAATTTCTCCTACAGATCGACTTGCAGAAGATGCCTTTGGGAAAACTGAGTAAGAGACAGATCCAGAGTGCTTATTCCCTCCTGAGTGAGGTCCAACAGGTTGGTTCTAAAAGCTGGATCTCAAccgcatttatttattaaaagcctGGTTCTTCCCATTTCggtcaaattttcatttttgctttcATTCATTTCTGTAGGCTGTAGCAGATAGCGCTGCAGAAGCACAGATCTTAGATCTGTCCAATCGCTTCTACACACTGATACCTCACGACTTCGGCATGAAGAAACCACCACTGTTGAATAACATGGATTACATACAGGTACGACTTGGGCTACCATCTAAAGATTGTCCAGCAGCAGTGTGGCGGCTGTACTCAGTTCTGTTGGATATCCATTATAGCAAAAGGTGCAGATGCTGGACAACCTGTTGGACATTGAGGTGGCTTACAGCCTGCTACGAGGAGGAGTGGAGGACAATGAGAAAGATCCCATTGACATTAACTATGAGAAACTCAAGACCAAAATTGAGGTAAAATGTGTTTGACAAGAAGAGCTATTCTTCACTGTCACCATGATGTGGTCATGTTGTAGTGATTGATACTGATTTTGTGTTTCTAGGTGGTCGACAAGTCATCAAGTGAGGCTCAGCTTATCCAACAATATGTGAAGAACACACACGCAGCTACTCACAACACTTACACACTGGATGTCGAGGAGGTGAGCTTAACTCTGTAAAGTctgctgtatgtttttttttatataaacttagAAAGATTAGAATTTTCAGTCTTTACAGAGTTCACTAGTGAACTGAATATTGCTTCATAAATGAATTGAATACATGGCTGTATAAATACTGCTGTAAAATAAGCTTTTATATATGACTACGGCATTTTTGTATTGTTAGATCTTTAAGGTCGACAGGGAGGGTGAGTCCCAGCGTTTCCGTCCTTTCAAAGAACTGCACAACCGGCAGCTGTTGTGGCATGGCTCCCGCACCACCAACTATGCAGGAATCCTGTCTCAGGGTCTGCGTATCGCTCCTCCTGAAGCTCCAGTCGTAAGTTTCTGCATCATCCATTGCCAATGGCTGCTTGACCCCATGACTGGGGTAATGAAATGGAGAATCTGAATGTTCTTTATAATTGTACATTTGAGAGGTTTCAGAACCCAAAACTAAAACTCcccaatttaaaatatgaatatcttAACACTCCCCAgtctaaaatatgaattattattttctacCCTTTTGaaataacctttttatttttaatggcatGGCTGAGTGACTCTCAAATGAACAGAAAATCTTTTGTGAATTATACTAAACATGTTGCTGGTTttgcaaaatatgttttatttaaagatgCAGCAGTGCCAAACATTTAGACTGTCAGAATATTTAGAATGTTGCAATACTAGTGTACTCTAATCATAtctattatgaattttttttttttttttttttttaaatacagacagGTTACATGTTTGGCAAAGGTGTTTACTTTGCTGACATGGTGTCGAAGAGTGCAAACTACTGCCACACATCCCAGGCTGATCCCGTTGGCCTCCTTCTGTTAGGAGAGGTTGCCCTTGGAAACATGTAAGAGATGCTCTTTTTGTCCCAGTTGTATGGTGACTACATTTTAACAAGTTAATATGCTAGAGtacaaacgtttggggtcagtaatatttttctttttaaagatatgttttatgctgaccaatgctgcatttatttagtcaaaatacaataaaaacagtttctgggtaaaatattattacaatctaaaagaactgttttctattttttacaatgtaaaatgtaatttattcctgcgatggtaaagctgaattttttgtaTTTCCAGAATTTCCttcaaaaaataattctaatattctgatttggtgttcaacAAACATTTTGGTGGaaatcaaaaataacatttaatttaataaagctACACATTATGACATAAGTCTAATATGTTTACATTATAGATGTCTTTAATGTTActttgatctatttaatgcaattttgctcaataaaagtattatcAAATCTACTGAaaccaaacctttgaacagagTAGTGTGTGTCAACAATTGGAAATTAGGAAGGCAAAGAAAGTTGTGCCCTTCTGTGATTCATTGTTGTCTGCTCTAAAGATCTGATTGTGATATTTGTTCTACTCCAAAGGCATGAATTGAAGAAGGCCTCACACATTACGAAGTTACCAAAGGGTAAACACAGTGTCAAAGGTAAGATGGCTCTACATTCAAgtcaagtcatatttatttatttatatagcgctttatacaatacagattgttaaAGGAGCTTTACCATATCAAACAAGAAAAATTTGTGctaaaaatgaaagagaaaatgtaaaacagtcagtttttcagttcattgttgattcagtgatgtcatcatccagctcaggtCAGTTTTTCTCACAGACAGAAAGAGTCTATGAGTGACTTTGCTGATTTTTGCTTAACTGTTCAACAGACGGGCCATCATTGGTATTTATCCCCGAATGCATGGTCATTGGACAGGATTGTGTTGTGACCTCATTAATAATAAGATTAGTGTCTGATTCGAGGTGAGCTATTCTATTGGTGAGCTTGTGGAAGGTTTAATTACCTTGGACCACCATGGTCCAACATGTGACGAGATGCCAAAGGGATTGAGTCAAAGACCAGGGAGAGTGCATCCCGCCCGTGTCCATCTTGATGTTTAGCTACAACCTCAGGCAGGGACCCTCACCCCATGTTCAGATCCGCAGACATGCGCTCACTGTGCATCATTACGAGTGAAAAGTCTGGAAAAAGTAGAGTGAGAGTGGCAGTGGCTAACAAGCAGGGCCCATGTCTGTCTGGAGCGTCCACACAATCTGCGGCATCTGACAATCTCACTCGAGCAAGTACGAGCTGGGCAGACCGCAGTTTAAGGGCCTGCTCACGCAGGATGAGCCAATGATGTATTACGTGTAGAATTGGTATGTAGTATGCTAAGTAACCCATCGTCACTTATAGAAACATTTTTAACATGTCTTTTGTTTGAAGGTTTGGGAAGAACTGCTCCAGACCCTAGAGCTGCTGTATCTCTGAATGGAGTGGATGTTCCTCTGGGCAAATGTATCAACACAAACATTGAAGACACAAGTCTGCTCTACAACGAGTAtccttttgttttctgcattattcCTTTTCCTTCTTGCTGTTTTTATCTCTTGTTTttgatcagtggttctcaacctttttttccactggGCCGCACGCATATCATTTACATATTACAtcaccaatacaaaccaacctaatattatagcctaaatataatgatatctaatcgattacattaatttaaataaataaataattatactccCCGTCAATAAAACACGTGATGCTGTTGGGAGCTGACCAACTTAGTGACATTCGGCTCGAAAGGAGTAACGGCACAGTGAAGTTGTGATTGTAAGTTGCAGTCCGTAAGACGCGCAAGGGAGCATGACTTGAATTaaagaaaatgtgcgttcacaaatgtagcctatgttgatccaaatatggaaagcactttcgaaTTTAGTAATATGgagttctctccagagatgttttgccacatttcttgaattaaggatgattgctgcATAATATGGGTGTTTCCATACTAGCAGGTCAAACTGAAAATCCAGCACTCTCCTTCACTACTGATACTTCGACTATTCATGTCTTTAGGCTGTGTGTTCATTCGCTGGCAATTTCCACATTTCTTTTTTCtccattaaaaacaaatttgtccattctgatgcttTTCTGATCTGAATTTGACCAAACTAATTGCTGTTGGTGACTATTttaattgaattctgccaaagtgcacTCTTGTGTACGAGTTGGTTAAATGCATAACATTATTTAAgtgtctgctcatgtctgaaaataatatatgaaaaacaaaataatttcacataaaacattaggctatagcttatatttctttagtacattttttaaatcacaggtaatgtaaaaactaaatttaattgtaaaacagagttattttttaaaatcttgtaCAGCATGGTGGGCCGCATTTCAATGGCGGGCCCTGGGGTGAGAACCACTGTTTTAGGTAAATGTACATCTAAAGTATATTTAGACAATTACACATTCACTATCTTTCCCTTGACTCTGATTTCCTCCAGGTACATTGTGTATGATATTGCTCAGGTTAACCTAAAATACCTGATAAAGATTCGCTTCAACTACCAGACCTCTCTGTGGTGAGACAGCAGATGAGATCTGTCCAGGTGGACAGACTTTTGGATGCCACTGAAGCCCACTGCTACAGCTTTAGCACCAAGACCAAGCAGCATATGGGTTGTTAAATGATCAAATCGGTTCTCTTGTGCTTCAGCAGCACATTTCCTGTTGCTTTGTCTGTTAGTTTGGAGTAACTTAAGTGGCTATATGTAAACTGTATCACTGCATTTTTGCAAATATTCCAGGCTTTGGTATATATTCACAGAATGATTGGACTTTTCTCTGTGGAGATCTTTCTTATAAACTACCAACGATGATAGGTAGAGACAGTCTTCCATGTTTCATAGACTTTTTCTTTAATAGTTTGCTTAACCTGGAATCAGGTTAACTGTAACACTTCtattgtacacatttaaaatgttaaaagtgagTAATCGTTTTACTAGAATTGCCAAATGTATGGACAAATATTTTGTATGTTAAATATGTACCATCCCTGTTTTGCTTTTCCGTTTTACTTTAGTCGACTAAAATGGCAATGAAAAGCTAAAAGCAATGGCTGCTGCTGTActtacgctttttttttttttttgatacatttttgtcCACAGCAGTTTTGTGGACAAGAAGCTGTCCTCGTCCTTACAAATGTCTTTGCATCATAAATAAAACGGTTTTTGGCTTATGTTTGTAGCTCATTTATTTCTGTCACATGACTCTGTTCAGTTTCACAAACATTTGTGTGTGAGATaatccagaaaaataataaaaaggaaggACAAAATAGTGTTCACtaccattttctatttgaaaaaaaaaatgtaccagaCTAATCTATTTCTGTGCATTTGTAATTAAAATTGCTCTGTACCACAGCATATGTTCTGACCAaatctttataaaaatgtattatgggtttaccacataaaaaaaaatgtcaaacataaAAGCTATGTCATGTTGGTGATATTTGCATTAAGTCTATTAGTAACAGTAATCTACTGTTGGAAGTCCCCCAGTAAAACTATGTTTACATCTGCAGGaactataattaatttttataagtgTAGTTCTAGACTACCAGAAAAGCACATTGGTACTATGTTTTTACTGTGTATGTGTCTCTCTGACACTAACTGCATGCATTCATAGTTTACCTGTGGTTACTGTGATTTTGCAACAAACTATGCCAGTGCTTTTCAACATTTTTGACTTTAAACAAGTTCATAATGcattttgcaattaaataaaaaaaaaaactaggtttatttagttaatttagtcatttaagTCATCCTGAGTCTCCCTAATGGGCCCCAGTCCCCTGGTTGAGAACCAGTGATTTTCCTAATGTTTATACATGAGGAAACCTTTCAAACTTGTTTTAAATggataatataaaaaagaaagtggctaaaaataaaaacacacatgatcaGTCCTAATGTATTTGCATACAATTTACAAGAAATCCAAAATGTGTTGTTAGTTTGAGCGCAGACTGGAGCGTTTTGAACTGCCCTCTCCGTCCCACAATGCATCGCGGTACTCGGCCTTTGAAAAACCGGCGCGGCTAATTCAAGATGGCGGAGCTCGAGCAGCTGTTAGACGAGAGTGAGTAATAAAACGAACTCCTCATTAGAGCTTCTTAACTCTCTTCTCGAGCACGTGTACAGTTTTAAGGCACTTAATAACGCATGTTATTTGACATACATTTCAAGTGTTTTTCATTGTTGTGAGTGGTTTAAAACAGACGCAAAGTTATTAGCACTGAGGCTAACGAGCTAACAGTTAGCTTTCAGAAGCTACtactataaataaatatctcaccTGAGGAGGTTTTCGCCTCCCAATTTCTTTATAAAGCTTAATTTATGACCAGAAGTAATCTTGCGGTTGATAGTAGTAGTGTGGCGGTTATAATACGGTCAGAGTTAAACTTCACAGACATTTATAGGGTCGTAATTCGATGACAGCTGGTGGGTTTTGTTGTTCTTGTCAGTGTCAGTCTGTTTGTGCAGTAAAACACTCTCCttataatatataaacactttCCATATGTTAACAGCACTCTTCATATGTTAAAAATACCCTCTCTATATTATGTAATACTGCTGTCTAGATTTCATCTAGTTTATCACAATAAATCTCAGTGGATTTTCCCCCCACTGTTATATATacgttatgtgcttttgtttttgttgcattaGGATTGCGGAGGATGTAATTCCTCAGATATGCTGCTCGGTTGTTTCCATTGCTGTTACTTTATAATTATTACTGTTAATAGCTGCAACAATTGCCCAAATGCATTGTTTGCACAATGAACTAGAGCAGTGATAAAAGACATATTGTAATAAGTCAGTACTATAAGCAGCTTAAAAATGTTTCAGAGCTTCAAAAAACTTCTATTTgtcaaatactttttaaaatttatttataatgtctACATCGACTATAACTTTTGTTTCATCCTtgctccttgttttttttttcttcttcttctttaatttAAACtctttttgattttcatttttaagattttaagtatTGAAGGGATATATAATATCTGATGATTCCTAAAGTGTggtagagaaaaaggcaacaaagaagactttttaACCAGGttaagcaataaaaataaaaaggagcTGCTTATGCTTACAAAAAGATTATTTGTGGTTTCTGAGTGAATCAGTTTAagtgaaaaaataattattaaatacatatataatttaaagttGCAATAGTATAATTGCCCAAAGCATAATTGACATTTTACCACTTTTATTATGGAATTAGCCTTCTTATACCTTTAGTACCTTTAGTGTCTTTGTGGAGTAATATGAATATGAACTTGATTTTGATGCTTTTGCCCAGGGTTTTATGCATAAAtgtatgatttgatatttaaaatgttacattttagagAAAAGACGTTTAATCGTAACtttcttttgaaaatgttatgtttagaTGTATATCAAAGTTGTCAATTGTTCATCCATTGTTCTTTTATCTTCAGGCTCTTCAGCTAAAGCCCTTGTAAGTTTAAGAGGTAGGTCAGTCTACTGTTTGTGACAACCGCAACTATTGCGCTGTATAATGTCACAAGATATTGAGTTTTTACCTCACAGCCACAGCTTAGTAATTGTTGGCACTGCTGTTTTGCTTTTCTACAGAAGGAAGTTTGTCTAATACTCTAAATGAGAAGAACAATTTACCAAAATCTCAGACCACCAGGGGAAGGAGCAGTTACGTTTCTGTGGAAACGGTAAGTTGGCATTAATGCTTTATATTTGTTGTTGTAATGTTTGCTTAAATTGCAGTTTGCTTACAATTGAAGCAAAAGGTAGCGCCTTATTTAATAAGGGGGGGGACCTTTATACAGTGTGTGGATACTGTAAGTCAATTTagcacagccttgttttcatctGCCTTTAATTCAACAGGGTGCCTACCTGACTATGGTAAGTTGTAGCAcctttgcattttaatgtttactgATCATAAATACCTGCTGTCTGCTTTGTCCTTCAGCCAACAAGAAGCTCAAAGAGAAGTCGACTGTCATGTGAAGATGAGGAGCTACCTCGCGCCTCCAGATCTCCCAGGAGAAGCCAGAGGGTCACCACTGTGCCTCAGGTGAGAACAGTATACAGGAGGTGCTTTTAAGGATACATTAACCTACTGACATAAAGATCAGtgatttagcatttttaatgaccagcaaaatttgaatattttcctTTTTCAGAAACTTGCAAATGTCACAACACCAGACAAAAGGGCTTCACAAAAAATTGGACTGAGACTAAGAAACTTGCTCAAACTTCCCAAAGCACACAAATGGTGCATCTATGAGTGGTTCTATTCAAATATTGACAGGTATGTTCTGGTGTTCGGCAGACCTTCTATTTGCAGGCATTATGTGTAGATTTTGTGCTGTTAATAATcacattcttattttattaattttgagtagTATAAAGAGATAGTAGTGTCTGCCTTCCATAAATATGATACTGCATTTCCGTTATTAAcagattattaatataataaatagaccCAGTAAATGGGCCTAAATGGTCTGCTTGACTGATTGCTAACTTGCATTGTGTATATATCAGCATTATATTGGCGTATTGCTAGAAcactaatattttatgtttttgcctttccaattgtctttttttatgttttaggccTTTATTTGAAGGTGACAATGACTTTTGCC encodes the following:
- the LOC113120494 gene encoding poly [ADP-ribose] polymerase 1-like; translation: MADSQDDKLYKAEYAKSGRASCKKCKENIAKDSLRMAIMVQSPMFDGKVPHWHHFSCFWLRAAVQSPSDISGFTDLRWGDQEKVKKAIESGGATGGKGEQKGAAKGEKTLNDFAVEYAKSNRSTCKGCDQKIEKDHIRVSKKTVDPEKPQLGLIDRWYHTGCFVGRREELLFKPEYSATQLKGFAALRDEDKEELKKRLPAVKNEGKRKIDDVDGGVSKKQKKEDEKLELKLKEQSQLIWGIKDKLKKFCSINDMKELLIANNQEVPSGESNIVDRLSDCMAFGSLKSCETCKGQLVFKSDAYYCTGDISAWTKCVFKTQTPDRKDWVTPKEFSEIPFLKKFKFQRQDRLFPKDAPPAAPTSSSATATVTSAPPNASTAASNNLTEVSADKPLTGLKLLTVGKLSKNKDELKNAVEELGGKITGSANKAALCLSSKKEIEKMSKKMEEARDAGVRVVAEDFLTDIKGSGKALQELISLHAISPWGAEVKVESQAAAPASKSTGAQSSKSTGRVKEEEAGGSKSKKMKLTVKGGAAVDPDSGLENSAHVLDQNGKIYSATLGLVDIVRGTNSYYKLQLLEDDVKKQYWVFRSWGRVGTTIGGNKLDKFYDKNSAMDNFCSVYEEKTGNAWASRNFTKYPNKFYPLEIDYGQDEEAVRKLTASAGTKSKLDKPVQDLIRIIFDVESMKKAMVEFEIDLQKMPLGKLSKRQIQSAYSLLSEVQQAVADSAAEAQILDLSNRFYTLIPHDFGMKKPPLLNNMDYIQQKVQMLDNLLDIEVAYSLLRGGVEDNEKDPIDINYEKLKTKIEVVDKSSSEAQLIQQYVKNTHAATHNTYTLDVEEIFKVDREGESQRFRPFKELHNRQLLWHGSRTTNYAGILSQGLRIAPPEAPVTGYMFGKGVYFADMVSKSANYCHTSQADPVGLLLLGEVALGNMHELKKASHITKLPKGKHSVKGLGRTAPDPRAAVSLNGVDVPLGKCINTNIEDTSLLYNEYIVYDIAQVNLKYLIKIRFNYQTSLW